One Meleagris gallopavo isolate NT-WF06-2002-E0010 breed Aviagen turkey brand Nicholas breeding stock chromosome 11, Turkey_5.1, whole genome shotgun sequence genomic region harbors:
- the NCBP2 gene encoding nuclear cap-binding protein subunit 2, translated as MCSGGTLSILRSDSYVDLSQYRDQHFRGTRYDQERLLRKSCTLYVGNLSFYTTEEQIHELFGKSGDIKKIIMGLDKVKKTACGFCFVEYYARGDAENAMRYINGTRLDDRIIRTDWDAGFKEGRQYGRGRSGGQVRDEYRQDYDAGRGGYGKTVQCQ; from the exons ATGTGCTCGGGCGGCACGCTGAGCATCCTGCGCAGCGACTCCTACGTGGACCTCAGCCAGTACCGCGACCAGCACTTCCGG GGCACGCGGTACGACCAGGAGCGGCTGCTGAGGAAGAGCTGCACGCTGTACGTGGGGAACCTCTCGTTCTACACCACAGAGGAGCAGATCCACGAGCTGTTCGGCAAGAGCGGCGACATCAAGAAGATCATCATGGGGCTGGACAAGGTGAAGAAGACCGCCTGCGGCTTCTGCTTCGTCGA GTATTACGCAAGAGGAGATGCTGAGAACGCAATGCGGTACATCAATGGGACCAGGCTTGACGACAGGATCATAAGGACGGACTGGGATGCAGGATTTAAGGAGGGCCGGCAGTACGGCCGGGGGAGGTCAGGGGGCCAG GTCAGAGATGAGTATCGGCAAGACTACGATGCTGGAAGAGGTGGCTATGGTAAAACTGTTCAATGCCAGTGA